A stretch of the Streptomyces sp. WMMB303 genome encodes the following:
- a CDS encoding histidine kinase translates to MTETGENRTRGGPWWWEKPRSAVLDIALAAASAAECALQGRGFAEETGIPGALAVLLGAVAGATLVLRRRWPIAVVLVAIAVIPAEMGTFLGVVGLYTLAATDVPRRITGLLAGMAAAGMLVMTAFRLDQNIGQDPDFNPQGWFVPLVSILMSIGVTAPPVLLGLYVGARRRLVESLRERADGLERELSLLADRAEERAEWARNEERTRIAREMHDVVAHRVSLMVVHAAALQAVALKDPEKAAKNAALVGDMGRQALDELRTMLGVLRSGESERPERSGRPDPAEAAGPAPSDSPALSGASPGPAASPGASAAPGPGSAAPEAGSSGAATAEAPSRLAEFASAVAGQAAGRSTAGSAERGTETRSAAVQGAGQAGAPRPDHGTAHSGPPSLAHLDSLVGQSRAAGMAVELSVEGSLDGACPPPVQQTAYRVVQEALTNVHKHAAGAATRVRVAHRVAEVALQVENDPAADGAADAGLPSGGNGLVGMRERVTALGGGFVSGPTDAGGFRVSAIIPYAGP, encoded by the coding sequence ATGACCGAGACGGGGGAAAACCGTACGCGGGGCGGGCCGTGGTGGTGGGAGAAACCACGGAGTGCGGTGCTCGACATCGCCCTGGCCGCGGCCTCCGCCGCGGAGTGCGCCCTGCAGGGGCGGGGCTTCGCCGAGGAGACGGGAATCCCGGGGGCTCTCGCGGTGCTCCTGGGCGCCGTCGCGGGGGCCACGCTGGTGCTGCGCCGCCGCTGGCCGATAGCGGTCGTGCTGGTCGCCATCGCCGTCATACCGGCGGAGATGGGCACCTTCCTCGGGGTCGTCGGGCTCTACACGCTCGCCGCCACCGATGTACCGCGCCGGATCACCGGACTGCTGGCCGGGATGGCCGCCGCCGGGATGCTGGTGATGACCGCCTTCCGGCTGGACCAGAACATCGGGCAGGACCCCGACTTCAACCCGCAGGGCTGGTTCGTCCCGCTGGTCTCGATCCTCATGTCGATCGGGGTGACGGCGCCGCCCGTGCTGCTCGGACTGTACGTCGGTGCGCGGCGGCGGCTCGTCGAGTCGCTGCGCGAGCGCGCGGACGGCCTGGAGCGCGAGCTCTCGCTGCTGGCGGACCGGGCGGAGGAGCGTGCCGAGTGGGCACGGAACGAGGAGCGCACCCGGATCGCCCGCGAAATGCACGACGTGGTCGCCCACCGGGTGAGCCTGATGGTGGTGCACGCGGCGGCGCTGCAGGCGGTGGCGCTCAAGGACCCGGAGAAGGCGGCGAAGAACGCCGCACTGGTGGGAGACATGGGGCGGCAGGCTCTCGACGAGCTGCGCACCATGCTGGGCGTGCTGCGCTCCGGCGAGTCGGAGAGGCCGGAGAGGTCCGGGCGGCCCGACCCCGCCGAGGCCGCCGGCCCCGCTCCGTCCGACTCTCCTGCCCTCTCCGGAGCCTCTCCCGGCCCGGCCGCTTCGCCGGGTGCCTCCGCCGCTCCCGGACCCGGCTCGGCGGCTCCGGAGGCCGGGTCCTCCGGAGCCGCAACGGCCGAGGCGCCCTCCCGGCTGGCCGAGTTCGCGTCCGCCGTCGCGGGACAGGCGGCGGGACGGTCGACAGCCGGAAGCGCGGAGCGCGGCACGGAGACCCGGAGCGCGGCGGTGCAGGGGGCGGGGCAGGCCGGTGCGCCGCGTCCGGACCACGGGACCGCGCACTCCGGCCCGCCCTCGCTCGCCCATCTCGACTCGCTGGTCGGCCAGTCGCGCGCGGCCGGGATGGCCGTGGAACTCAGCGTCGAGGGCAGCCTCGACGGAGCCTGCCCGCCGCCGGTCCAGCAGACCGCGTACCGGGTGGTGCAGGAGGCGCTGACCAACGTGCACAAGCATGCGGCAGGAGCCGCGACCCGGGTTCGGGTCGCGCACCGCGTAGCGGAGGTCGCGCTGCAGGTCGAGAACGACCCGGCCGCCGACGGCGCGGCCGACGCGGGGCTGCCCAGCGGCGGCAACGGCCTGGTGGGGATGCGGGAGCGGGTGACGGCGCTCGGCGGCGGTTTCGTCTCCGGGCCGACGGACGCGGGCGGCTTCCGGGTCTCGGCGATCATCCCGTACGCGGGCCCCTGA
- a CDS encoding YwqJ-related putative deaminase: MGWIAAVDSLSATAPVLLQRRDGILPAVAAALSIRGETLTCTGSKAERAPAHHPLVQDFLDTLTTERRSRQTGRCPEAVLLSRYLTATEAARADKRRRPAKSSRTGRGTAGKGSRMSKAPKPLTLGEAKRALKQAKLTARRIREDGDPLHGSYAPPCRSCGALLAHFGVRAVDPARESPQ, encoded by the coding sequence ATCGGCTGGATAGCCGCTGTCGACTCCCTCAGCGCCACCGCACCGGTCCTGCTCCAGCGCCGTGACGGCATCCTGCCCGCCGTCGCCGCCGCACTGTCGATCCGGGGCGAGACCCTCACCTGCACCGGCAGCAAGGCAGAACGCGCGCCCGCCCACCACCCGCTCGTGCAGGACTTCCTCGACACCCTCACCACGGAACGGCGCTCCCGCCAGACCGGCCGCTGTCCTGAAGCGGTCCTGCTGTCGCGCTATCTGACCGCCACCGAGGCGGCCCGCGCGGACAAGCGCCGCCGCCCCGCCAAGAGCAGCCGGACCGGCAGGGGCACCGCGGGCAAGGGCTCCCGCATGTCCAAGGCACCCAAGCCGCTCACGCTCGGCGAGGCCAAGCGCGCGCTCAAGCAGGCCAAACTCACCGCGCGCCGCATCCGCGAGGACGGCGACCCGCTGCACGGCAGCTATGCGCCCCCCTGCCGGTCCTGCGGGGCGCTGCTGGCCCACTTCGGAGTGCGGGCCGTCGACCCGGCGCGGGAGAGCCCGCAGTGA
- a CDS encoding SUKH-3 domain-containing protein yields the protein MTTRFPVAVDDPLRNAGWQPGRWDIRQAELWADALRGHVSPGGHRHAVFPAAVEVWAEFGTLRIDPTGPGRHLAPSPVHIDPLPGLHAARTFNDLGRALGTQVCPIGTEGEDEALLAIDAERRVYSIDATGDWYLGADFDAALSALLMGLVPAKLSAGPPPAVPPPESAGPDGLADIRTG from the coding sequence GTGACCACGCGTTTCCCCGTCGCCGTCGACGATCCGCTGCGCAACGCCGGGTGGCAGCCGGGCCGGTGGGACATCCGGCAGGCCGAGCTGTGGGCCGACGCGCTGCGCGGCCACGTCTCACCCGGCGGCCACCGGCACGCGGTCTTCCCCGCGGCCGTCGAGGTGTGGGCCGAGTTCGGCACGCTCCGCATCGACCCCACCGGGCCCGGCCGCCATCTCGCGCCGTCGCCGGTGCACATCGACCCGCTCCCCGGGCTGCACGCGGCACGCACCTTCAACGACCTGGGCCGGGCGCTGGGCACCCAGGTCTGCCCGATCGGCACCGAGGGGGAGGACGAGGCGCTGCTGGCCATCGACGCCGAGCGCCGCGTCTACAGCATCGACGCGACCGGCGACTGGTATCTGGGTGCCGACTTCGACGCCGCGCTCTCGGCGCTGCTGATGGGGCTGGTGCCGGCCAAGCTGAGCGCGGGCCCGCCGCCCGCCGTCCCCCCGCCGGAGAGCGCCGGACCGGACGGGCTCGCGGACATCCGTACGGGATGA